A DNA window from Microcystis aeruginosa NIES-843 contains the following coding sequences:
- a CDS encoding DNA methyltransferase: MQLELFDFNNLEEFNRGTPRLVSFRDLVPEITSTSYLTHGIYYYPAKFIPQVVRFCLDNYTKKDDWIIDPFAGSGTVGLEAKLCQRNAVLTDLNYLLNHIIPIKITEHQEQLSYSELDKKILEVFASKDKFIPQWSNLNYWYPEDILAVLQKLWAGQKNLEPDLYSQIIQAVLVKVSKQFSYAEHTKPKLFQSKYKKSDIQELLQRDWQEELKRTIKEMSFETLTSVNQYIAVTWHNCNQVLFYGGVDSATFEIDQNLELDCLISSPPYLQAQEYIRTAKLDLYWLGYTEKEVQKISKLEIPYRQATRLIETETLNQVRSSLEKENLHKILDSYFCHTINALENATRKLKQAGKACIFVGNPKVDGVEVETWRILQEYFQENGFIFDSVFEDRIKTRQLFKSRKNKNPDGMKSEYLLILEKR, from the coding sequence ATGCAGTTAGAACTTTTCGATTTTAATAATTTAGAAGAATTTAATCGGGGAACCCCGCGATTAGTTTCTTTTCGAGATTTAGTACCAGAAATCACCAGCACCAGTTATCTAACCCATGGCATCTATTATTATCCTGCCAAATTTATTCCCCAAGTGGTGAGATTTTGTCTTGATAATTACACCAAAAAGGATGATTGGATTATCGATCCTTTTGCTGGTTCTGGTACGGTGGGTTTAGAGGCTAAACTTTGTCAAAGAAATGCAGTTTTAACTGACCTGAATTATCTTTTAAACCATATTATACCGATTAAGATCACAGAACACCAAGAACAATTGAGTTACTCAGAGTTAGATAAAAAAATCTTAGAAGTTTTTGCCAGCAAGGATAAATTTATCCCTCAGTGGTCAAATTTAAACTATTGGTATCCAGAGGATATTTTAGCAGTTTTACAGAAACTTTGGGCAGGTCAAAAAAATCTAGAACCTGATTTATATTCCCAGATCATTCAAGCGGTTTTAGTGAAAGTTAGTAAACAGTTTTCCTATGCAGAACATACCAAACCTAAATTATTTCAATCGAAATACAAAAAATCAGATATACAAGAACTATTACAAAGAGATTGGCAAGAGGAATTAAAACGAACGATTAAAGAGATGAGTTTTGAAACTTTAACCAGCGTTAATCAATATATTGCCGTCACTTGGCATAATTGTAATCAGGTGCTTTTTTATGGGGGAGTAGATAGTGCCACTTTTGAGATCGATCAAAATCTAGAGTTAGATTGTTTAATTAGTTCCCCCCCCTATCTGCAAGCACAGGAATATATCAGAACAGCAAAACTAGATTTATATTGGTTAGGATATACAGAAAAAGAAGTGCAAAAAATCTCTAAGCTAGAAATTCCCTACCGACAGGCTACCAGATTAATCGAAACCGAAACCTTAAATCAAGTGAGATCGAGTTTAGAGAAAGAGAATTTACATAAAATACTCGATTCCTATTTTTGTCACACTATCAATGCTTTAGAAAATGCCACCAGAAAATTAAAACAAGCTGGGAAAGCTTGCATTTTTGTGGGTAATCCGAAAGTGGATGGGGTGGAAGTAGAAACTTGGCGAATATTACAGGAATATTTTCAGGAAAATGGCTTTATTTTTGATAGCGTCTTTGAGGATAGAATTAAAACCAGACAATTATTCAAATCTCGCAAGAATAAAAATCCTGATGGCATGAAATCCGAATATTTACTAATTTTAGAGAAAAGGTAA
- a CDS encoding dihydroorotase, whose amino-acid sequence MNSQSSTIIEQVRVLDPLTQTDRIADVWIEEGVIKAIESQLPPRENSNYISGQNCIFAPGLVDLYSHSGEPGHEDRETLASLIQAATAGGCTRLAILPNTLPPLDHPALISTLQQKSQGFFDSKSTRLHFWASLTLGRQGQKMTELADLMPVAVGFTDNRSLEDLGLLRRLLEYLKPFGKNIALSPVNQQLKGNGVMREGETSIRFGLPGDPAISETTALATILEIVGEINTPVHLMRISTRRGVELIREAKMRGLPITASVTWLHLLLNTGSIASYHPSLHLAPPLGNESDRKALIAAIKEGIIDAIAIDHRPYTYEEKTVSFAEAPPGAIGLELALPLLWEKLVITGQLSALQLWQALSLNPCHCLQQKPASLNPGNPAEAILFHPQASWKVTANNLHSLSHNTFWLNQTITGKVLEMWNF is encoded by the coding sequence GTGAATAGCCAATCCTCGACGATCATAGAACAGGTTAGAGTCCTTGACCCCCTGACACAAACCGATCGCATTGCCGATGTCTGGATTGAGGAGGGGGTAATTAAAGCGATCGAATCTCAGCTTCCCCCAAGAGAAAATAGTAACTATATTTCCGGTCAAAACTGTATTTTTGCTCCCGGATTAGTCGATCTCTACAGTCATTCTGGGGAACCCGGCCACGAGGACAGAGAAACCCTTGCATCTCTGATCCAAGCTGCCACGGCCGGAGGCTGCACCCGGTTGGCAATTCTCCCCAATACTCTCCCCCCCCTCGATCACCCCGCACTTATTAGCACATTACAGCAAAAAAGTCAAGGGTTTTTTGACTCAAAATCGACTCGTCTGCATTTTTGGGCAAGTCTCACCCTAGGAAGGCAAGGGCAAAAAATGACGGAATTAGCCGATTTAATGCCTGTAGCGGTGGGTTTTACCGATAATCGCAGTCTGGAAGATTTGGGACTGTTGCGGCGCTTATTGGAATACCTAAAACCCTTCGGTAAAAATATCGCCCTTTCCCCCGTAAATCAGCAATTAAAGGGTAATGGAGTCATGCGTGAGGGAGAAACCTCGATTCGCTTCGGTTTACCGGGGGATCCTGCTATTTCCGAAACCACTGCTTTAGCCACAATTTTAGAAATCGTCGGCGAAATTAATACACCTGTTCACCTAATGCGAATTTCTACCCGTCGAGGAGTGGAATTAATTCGCGAGGCAAAAATGCGGGGATTGCCGATAACCGCTAGTGTGACGTGGTTGCATCTGCTCTTAAATACAGGATCGATCGCCAGCTATCATCCCAGTTTACACCTCGCTCCACCCTTGGGCAACGAAAGCGATCGCAAGGCGTTAATTGCGGCAATTAAGGAGGGAATTATCGATGCAATCGCGATCGATCATCGTCCCTATACCTACGAAGAAAAAACCGTCTCTTTTGCAGAAGCACCCCCCGGCGCGATCGGGTTAGAATTAGCTTTACCGCTACTCTGGGAAAAATTAGTAATAACTGGGCAATTATCAGCTTTACAATTGTGGCAAGCGCTTAGTCTCAATCCCTGTCATTGTTTACAACAAAAACCGGCATCTCTCAACCCCGGTAATCCCGCAGAAGCAATTCTTTTTCATCCCCAAGCAAGCTGGAAAGTAACAGCAAATAATCTTCACTCCCTCAGTCACAATACTTTCTGGTTAAATCAAACAATTACGGGAAAAGTCTTAGAAATGTGGAATTTTTAA
- a CDS encoding DNA-methyltransferase → MEKELVSEKRGYLLRTVAEAKEIVLNWLREINLVNAIKLGLPEVDDRYHIWRIPLCNEQKKTVGEVVIDAYTTEILADRTTRTEIIIARLLKQDESKLENRKKTKKEYKLSSLRNTIGFGDCSELLEEMPAESVDLIFTSPPYFNARPEYSEFEEYETYLLKLRQVIRKCHRVLSEGRFFVINISPVLLRRASRNQASKRIAVPFDLHRIFVEEGYDFIDDIIWLKPEGAGWATGRGRRFAADRNPLQYKTVPVTEYVLVYRKHTDLLIDWHIRNHPDQEVVKASKIADGYERTNVWKINPVTNSKHPAAFPVELAEKVITYYSFKGDVVLDPFAGSGTVGLAAASLDRRFVLFESNFNYIELIRKLITEGNKTDLDSVILLNCPLEN, encoded by the coding sequence ATGGAAAAAGAACTGGTATCGGAAAAGCGCGGTTATCTGCTTCGCACGGTGGCAGAAGCTAAAGAAATTGTCCTTAATTGGTTGCGAGAAATAAATTTAGTTAATGCGATTAAATTAGGTTTACCAGAAGTGGATGACAGATATCATATTTGGCGAATTCCTCTATGTAATGAACAGAAAAAAACCGTTGGGGAAGTGGTGATAGATGCCTACACCACCGAAATTTTAGCCGATAGGACAACCCGCACTGAAATTATTATCGCTCGTCTGTTAAAACAGGATGAATCTAAATTAGAAAACCGCAAGAAAACCAAAAAAGAATACAAGCTTTCTTCTCTGAGAAATACGATCGGATTTGGTGATTGTAGTGAACTTTTGGAGGAAATGCCCGCAGAAAGTGTTGATTTAATCTTTACCTCACCACCCTATTTTAATGCTCGCCCGGAATATTCGGAATTTGAAGAATACGAAACCTATCTATTGAAGCTGCGACAGGTGATCAGAAAATGCCATCGAGTTTTGAGTGAAGGACGTTTTTTTGTCATTAATATTTCTCCCGTGCTGTTGCGTCGTGCTTCCCGTAATCAAGCTTCTAAACGTATTGCTGTCCCCTTTGATTTGCATCGAATTTTTGTTGAGGAAGGTTACGATTTTATTGATGATATTATTTGGCTAAAACCAGAGGGAGCAGGGTGGGCAACTGGTAGAGGGCGCAGATTTGCCGCCGATCGCAATCCTCTCCAATACAAAACTGTGCCGGTGACTGAATACGTTTTAGTCTATCGTAAACACACGGATTTACTCATCGATTGGCATATTCGTAATCATCCAGATCAAGAAGTAGTAAAAGCCTCAAAAATTGCCGATGGTTATGAACGCACTAATGTCTGGAAAATTAACCCAGTCACTAACTCAAAACATCCCGCCGCTTTTCCCGTAGAATTGGCAGAAAAAGTGATTACCTATTACTCTTTTAAAGGTGATGTGGTTTTAGATCCCTTTGCTGGTTCAGGAACCGTGGGACTAGCGGCCGCTTCTTTAGATAGACGTTTTGTTTTATTCGAGAGTAATTTTAATTATATTGAACTGATACGAAAGCTAATTACTGAAGGCAATAAGACTGATTTAGACTCAGTTATTTTGCTTAATTGTCCGTTAGAAAACTAA